Proteins found in one Nocardia brasiliensis ATCC 700358 genomic segment:
- the mutM gene encoding bifunctional DNA-formamidopyrimidine glycosylase/DNA-(apurinic or apyrimidinic site) lyase: MPELPEVEVVRRGIAEHVVGRVIDSVAITHPRSVRRHLEGAADLAARLAGLKVQSAERRGKFLWLTFDEPDTSLVVHLGMSGQMLVQPADAPLEKHAHIRATLHDGTQLRFVDQRTFGGWALAPLVEVDGTLVPEPVAHIARDPLDPRFDVESVVRAIRAKQTEIKRVLLDQSVISGIGNIYADESLWRAKLHGTRLASGLSRPVLRGLLADVGAVMGEALAAGGTSFDALYVNVNGQSGYFERSLAVYGREDEPCRRCGAAIQREKFMNRSSYSCPRCQAKPRPR; this comes from the coding sequence GTGCCCGAACTTCCCGAGGTCGAGGTCGTCCGGCGCGGTATCGCCGAACACGTGGTCGGCCGGGTCATCGACTCGGTCGCGATCACCCATCCCCGCTCGGTGCGCCGTCATCTCGAAGGCGCCGCCGATCTCGCCGCACGGCTGGCCGGACTGAAGGTCCAGTCCGCCGAGCGGCGGGGCAAATTCCTCTGGCTCACCTTCGACGAGCCGGACACGTCCCTGGTCGTGCACCTGGGAATGAGCGGTCAGATGCTGGTGCAACCCGCCGACGCGCCGCTGGAGAAGCACGCGCACATCCGCGCCACCCTGCACGACGGCACTCAACTGCGTTTCGTCGATCAGCGCACCTTCGGCGGCTGGGCGCTCGCGCCGCTGGTCGAGGTGGACGGCACCCTGGTACCGGAACCGGTCGCGCACATCGCCCGTGACCCGCTGGACCCGCGCTTCGACGTCGAGTCCGTGGTGCGTGCGATCCGCGCCAAGCAGACCGAGATCAAACGCGTGCTGCTCGATCAGAGCGTGATCTCCGGCATCGGCAACATCTACGCCGACGAATCCCTGTGGCGGGCAAAGCTGCACGGCACGCGCCTCGCCTCCGGTCTGTCCCGCCCCGTGCTGCGCGGCCTGCTCGCCGATGTCGGCGCGGTGATGGGGGAGGCGCTCGCCGCGGGCGGCACCTCGTTCGACGCGCTGTATGTGAACGTCAACGGCCAGTCCGGCTATTTCGAGCGCTCCCTCGCGGTGTACGGCCGCGAGGACGAGCCGTGCCGCCGCTGCGGTGCCGCGATCCAGCGGGAGAAATTCATGAATCGTTCCTCCTATTCTTGCCCGCGGTGCCAGGCGAAGCCTCGCCCTCGTTAG
- a CDS encoding NAD-dependent epimerase/dehydratase family protein, with protein sequence MTGMRVLLTGAAGFIGSHIRRALAAAGHEVRSVDLMIPAAHGPSAAVPDGVRQVDVRDGDALDALLYGVDVVCHQAAVVGAGVSAQDAPAYASHNDFGTAVLLAAMDRAGCRRLVLASSMVVYGEGHYRGERCGPVPAGVRRPADLAAGMFEHRCPATGEVLDWETVREDAPLRPRSLYAASKLAQENYAAAWAAVTGSTVTALRYHNVYGDDMPRDTPYSGVAAIFRSALEAGQSPQVFEDGRQARDFVHVTDIAAANLAAVEQPLSGFVALNVSSGRPITIGEVALTLAAARGGPDPVVTGRYRAGDVRHIVADPEQARRVLGFVAQVDPVAGLTEFAFAPLRDSAGMCAPTL encoded by the coding sequence GTGACCGGCATGCGGGTGTTGTTGACCGGCGCGGCCGGGTTCATCGGTTCGCATATCCGCCGCGCGCTGGCCGCCGCCGGGCACGAGGTGCGCTCGGTCGACCTGATGATCCCGGCGGCGCACGGACCGTCCGCCGCGGTGCCCGACGGCGTCCGGCAGGTGGACGTCCGGGACGGGGACGCACTCGATGCGCTGCTGTACGGCGTCGACGTCGTCTGTCATCAAGCCGCAGTGGTCGGCGCGGGCGTGAGTGCTCAGGATGCGCCCGCCTACGCGAGTCACAACGACTTCGGCACGGCGGTGCTGCTGGCGGCGATGGATCGGGCCGGGTGTCGCAGGCTGGTGCTCGCGTCGTCGATGGTGGTGTACGGCGAGGGACACTACCGCGGCGAGCGGTGCGGGCCGGTGCCGGCCGGCGTCCGCCGCCCTGCGGATCTCGCGGCCGGGATGTTCGAGCATCGCTGCCCGGCGACCGGTGAGGTTCTCGACTGGGAAACGGTACGCGAGGACGCTCCGCTGCGGCCGCGCAGCCTGTACGCGGCAAGCAAACTGGCGCAAGAGAACTACGCCGCCGCGTGGGCGGCGGTGACCGGGTCCACGGTGACCGCACTGCGCTATCACAATGTGTACGGCGACGATATGCCCAGGGACACACCCTATTCCGGGGTCGCCGCGATCTTCCGTTCGGCGCTCGAGGCCGGGCAGTCGCCGCAGGTCTTCGAGGACGGTCGGCAGGCAAGGGATTTCGTGCACGTCACCGATATCGCCGCGGCGAACCTCGCGGCCGTCGAGCAGCCGCTGTCCGGCTTCGTCGCGCTCAATGTCTCTTCCGGCCGCCCGATCACCATCGGCGAGGTGGCGCTGACGTTGGCCGCGGCGCGCGGCGGCCCGGACCCGGTGGTGACGGGCCGCTATCGGGCCGGCGACGTGCGGCATATCGTCGCCGATCCCGAACAGGCCAGGCGCGTCCTGGGTTTCGTGGCACAGGTGGATCCGGTGGCGGGTCTCACCGAGTTCGCGTTCGCCCCGCTGCGCGACAGCGCGGGGATGTGCGCGCCGACCCTGTGA
- a CDS encoding glycosyltransferase family 2 protein, translating into MTRTQVDPAGVTVVIPCRDEADALPDVLAALPAGYHALVVDNGSTDGTGAVARSRGATVVHEARPGYGAAVQAGIAAARTELVAVLDGDGSMDPAELPGLVELVRGGADLAVGRRRPTHAGVWPWHARLGNLLVARRLRRKYGLPVHDIAAMRVARRAGMLSLGPLHQRSGYPLALLVGAASAGWRVVERDIAYRPRAGGVSKVSGSWLGTLRATKDFLAVLR; encoded by the coding sequence GTGACTCGAACCCAGGTTGATCCTGCCGGAGTGACCGTCGTGATTCCGTGCCGGGACGAAGCTGATGCGTTGCCCGACGTGCTCGCCGCGCTACCCGCCGGATACCACGCCCTCGTGGTGGACAACGGTTCCACCGACGGCACCGGCGCCGTCGCGCGCAGCCGCGGCGCCACGGTGGTGCACGAGGCCAGACCGGGCTACGGCGCGGCCGTACAGGCGGGCATCGCGGCGGCCCGCACCGAGCTGGTCGCGGTACTCGACGGCGACGGATCGATGGATCCGGCCGAACTGCCCGGCCTAGTCGAATTGGTGCGTGGCGGAGCCGATCTCGCGGTCGGCCGCCGGCGGCCGACGCATGCCGGGGTCTGGCCCTGGCACGCCCGGCTCGGCAACCTGCTCGTCGCGCGCCGGTTGCGGCGCAAATACGGTCTGCCCGTGCACGATATCGCCGCGATGCGGGTGGCGCGCCGGGCCGGAATGCTGTCGCTCGGACCTTTGCACCAGCGGTCCGGCTATCCGCTCGCACTGCTGGTCGGCGCGGCGAGCGCCGGTTGGCGGGTGGTGGAGCGGGACATCGCCTACCGGCCGCGCGCGGGCGGGGTGTCGAAGGTGTCGGGCTCGTGGCTCGGAACCCTGCGCGCCACCAAGGATTTCCTGGCGGTGCTGCGATGA
- a CDS encoding PHP domain-containing protein, with translation MAEDDSSATGPAATPGPVEVLREIGFWLERARAETYRVKAYRKAADIVAGLSAAERAAHQAAHSWREIPGIGPKTAAVIEQASAGVLPQYLIDQRNAAKPIGASGKALRTRLRGDLHTHSDWSDGGSPIAEMMGVAAALGHEYCALTDHSPRLTVANGLSESRLRKQLDVVAELNERMAPFRILTGIEVDILDDGTLDQQADLLAELDIVVASVHSHLRADSATMTKRMVYAVANPNVDVLGHCTGRLVTGGRGTRPESSFDAEVVFEACRKFGTAVEINSRPERRDPPSRLMRLALEMDCLFAIDTDAHAPGQLDWQGYGCERAVANDVPAERVINTWPLADLLAWTETAEA, from the coding sequence GTGGCGGAAGACGATTCGAGCGCGACCGGTCCGGCGGCGACGCCGGGCCCGGTCGAGGTGCTGCGCGAAATCGGCTTCTGGCTGGAACGCGCACGAGCCGAGACCTACCGGGTGAAGGCCTACCGTAAGGCCGCCGATATCGTCGCCGGACTGTCCGCGGCGGAACGCGCGGCGCATCAGGCGGCGCACAGCTGGCGGGAGATCCCCGGGATCGGCCCGAAAACCGCCGCGGTGATCGAGCAGGCCTCGGCGGGTGTGCTGCCGCAGTACCTGATCGATCAGCGCAACGCCGCGAAGCCGATCGGCGCGTCCGGTAAGGCGCTGCGCACCCGCCTGCGCGGCGATCTGCACACCCACTCGGATTGGTCCGACGGCGGCAGCCCGATCGCGGAGATGATGGGCGTCGCCGCCGCGCTCGGGCACGAATACTGTGCGCTGACCGACCATTCGCCCCGGCTGACCGTGGCGAACGGCCTGTCCGAGAGCCGGTTGCGCAAGCAGTTGGACGTCGTCGCCGAACTGAACGAGCGGATGGCGCCGTTCCGCATCCTGACCGGCATCGAGGTGGACATCCTCGACGACGGCACCCTGGATCAGCAGGCCGATCTGCTCGCCGAACTCGATATCGTGGTGGCCAGCGTGCATTCGCACCTGCGCGCGGACAGCGCGACGATGACCAAGCGGATGGTCTACGCGGTCGCCAATCCCAATGTGGACGTGCTCGGGCACTGCACGGGCAGGCTGGTCACCGGTGGTCGCGGCACCCGGCCGGAGTCGAGCTTCGACGCCGAGGTGGTGTTCGAGGCGTGCCGCAAGTTCGGCACCGCCGTCGAGATCAACAGCAGGCCCGAACGACGGGATCCTCCTTCGCGTTTGATGCGACTGGCGCTCGAGATGGACTGCCTGTTCGCCATCGATACCGACGCGCACGCGCCCGGTCAGCTCGATTGGCAGGGCTACGGCTGCGAACGCGCGGTGGCCAATGATGTTCCGGCCGAACGCGTGATCAACACCTGGCCACTGGCCGACCTGCTGGCCTGGACGGAGACCGCCGAAGCTTGA
- the rnc gene encoding ribonuclease III, with translation MTDEPDSSGAHASLLAALGVEVQPELLRLALTHRSYAYENGGLPTNERLEFLGDSVLGLSITERLYHEHPDKSEGELAKLRASVVNMHALAEVARQLGAGGLGAHLLLGKGEELTGGRDKPSILADGMESLLGAVHLEHGIDVARAVVLRLFADLLERGPRMGAGLDWKTSLQELTAERGLGVPSYEITSTGPDHDKEFTATTMIGGQAYGQGVGRSKKEAEQKAAGTAYQALTAEA, from the coding sequence GTGACTGATGAACCAGACTCGTCCGGTGCACACGCGAGCCTGCTCGCGGCGCTCGGCGTCGAGGTGCAGCCGGAGTTGCTGCGCCTGGCGCTGACGCACCGGTCCTACGCATACGAGAACGGCGGGCTGCCGACCAACGAGCGTCTGGAGTTCCTCGGCGATTCCGTCCTCGGATTGAGCATCACCGAGCGGCTGTATCACGAGCACCCGGACAAGTCCGAGGGCGAGCTGGCGAAGCTGCGCGCGAGCGTGGTGAACATGCACGCGCTCGCCGAGGTGGCTCGTCAGCTCGGCGCGGGCGGTCTCGGCGCGCACCTGCTGCTCGGCAAGGGCGAAGAGCTCACCGGCGGCCGGGACAAGCCGAGCATCCTCGCCGACGGGATGGAGTCGCTGCTCGGTGCGGTGCACCTGGAGCACGGCATCGATGTCGCGCGCGCGGTGGTGTTGCGCCTGTTCGCCGACCTGCTCGAGCGCGGTCCCCGGATGGGGGCCGGGCTCGACTGGAAGACGAGCCTGCAGGAGCTCACCGCGGAACGCGGCCTCGGCGTGCCCAGCTACGAGATCACTTCGACCGGTCCCGATCACGACAAGGAATTCACCGCGACCACGATGATCGGCGGCCAGGCCTACGGCCAGGGCGTCGGCCGATCGAAGAAGGAAGCCGAGCAGAAGGCCGCGGGCACCGCCTACCAGGCGCTGACCGCCGAAGCCTGA
- a CDS encoding response regulator transcription factor yields MTILIADDDPVVRDVVRRYLERDGHEVRETADGTTTVAALANPDEVIELAVLDVMMPAPDGIEICRGIRSGPRPDMPVILLTALGDEDDRVLGLEAGADDYVTKPFSPRELALRVASVLRRSQVVRDSDHPVLRDGAVEIRPAVRLVLVAGVPVDLTPREFDLLVFLLQHPQQVFSREALLAKVWGWDFGDLSTVTVHIKRLRAKLGDSHRIETVWGRGYAWARTGNGAVDA; encoded by the coding sequence ATGACGATTCTGATCGCCGACGACGATCCCGTCGTCCGGGACGTGGTCCGCCGCTATCTCGAGCGCGACGGCCACGAGGTGCGCGAAACTGCAGACGGCACAACCACTGTGGCGGCGCTGGCGAATCCGGACGAGGTGATCGAGCTGGCCGTGCTCGACGTGATGATGCCCGCGCCGGACGGCATCGAGATCTGCCGCGGCATCCGCTCGGGGCCGCGACCGGACATGCCGGTCATCCTGCTCACCGCCCTCGGCGACGAGGACGACCGGGTACTCGGTCTGGAGGCGGGCGCCGACGACTACGTCACCAAGCCGTTCAGCCCACGGGAACTCGCGCTGCGGGTCGCCTCGGTGCTGCGGCGCTCACAGGTGGTGCGCGACAGCGACCACCCGGTGCTGCGCGACGGCGCCGTGGAGATCCGCCCGGCGGTCCGGCTCGTCCTCGTCGCCGGAGTGCCCGTGGATCTGACGCCGCGCGAGTTCGACCTGCTCGTCTTCCTACTGCAGCATCCGCAGCAGGTGTTCAGCCGGGAAGCCTTGCTCGCCAAGGTCTGGGGCTGGGATTTCGGCGACCTGTCCACAGTCACCGTGCACATCAAGCGGTTGCGCGCCAAACTCGGCGACAGCCATCGCATCGAAACCGTGTGGGGCCGCGGTTACGCGTGGGCGCGCACCGGGAACGGAGCCGTCGATGCCTGA
- a CDS encoding winged helix DNA-binding domain-containing protein, which yields MTELSLRELNRTLLVRQMLAQRVAMTPLELVRHLVAVQGQEPNWPYVGLWSRLTDFRHDDLAALLRERKLVRSTMIRRTVHLADADDFRWLRPTVRPIVHAALQAPYYRDEIDGIDLAELAVAGRELLSGQILSRTELGRLLAERFPDRHARRLAEAAELLVPMAHSPVTGAWGKWRNRSVTVALADEWIGVPMETEPHAQTLILRYLAAFGPATVADMQAWAGVTKLAEVVDEMRSSLRVFTDDQHRVLFDLPDAPLADPGLPVPVRFLPAFDNALLGHKDRRRIISEEDRQRIAKEASGGVPMYLVDGFVHGRWALEDSTIRVTPWHPLSAADESALRAEAERLLGFVASGQDGKIIIEG from the coding sequence ATGACGGAACTATCGCTGCGTGAGCTGAACCGAACCCTGCTGGTGCGTCAGATGCTGGCACAGCGGGTCGCGATGACACCGTTGGAGCTCGTCCGGCATCTGGTCGCGGTGCAAGGGCAGGAACCCAATTGGCCCTATGTCGGCCTGTGGTCCCGGCTCACCGATTTCCGGCACGACGATCTGGCCGCCTTACTACGAGAACGAAAACTGGTGCGGTCCACCATGATCCGCCGCACCGTGCACCTGGCCGACGCGGACGACTTCCGCTGGCTGCGCCCGACGGTGCGCCCGATCGTGCACGCTGCGTTGCAGGCGCCGTACTACCGCGACGAGATCGATGGCATCGATCTCGCCGAACTCGCCGTCGCGGGAAGGGAATTGCTGTCCGGTCAGATCCTGTCGCGCACCGAGCTGGGCCGCTTGCTCGCCGAACGCTTCCCGGATCGGCACGCGCGCAGGCTCGCCGAGGCGGCGGAGCTGCTGGTGCCGATGGCGCACAGCCCGGTGACCGGGGCTTGGGGCAAATGGCGCAACCGGTCGGTGACGGTCGCGCTCGCCGACGAATGGATCGGTGTGCCGATGGAGACCGAGCCGCACGCGCAGACCTTGATCCTGCGGTATCTGGCAGCGTTCGGCCCCGCCACCGTGGCCGATATGCAGGCGTGGGCGGGGGTGACCAAGCTCGCCGAGGTGGTCGACGAGATGCGTTCGAGCCTGCGGGTTTTCACCGACGATCAGCATCGCGTGCTGTTCGACCTGCCCGACGCGCCGCTGGCTGATCCGGGCCTGCCGGTGCCCGTGCGCTTCCTGCCCGCCTTCGACAACGCGCTGCTCGGGCACAAGGACCGCCGCCGGATCATCAGCGAGGAGGATCGGCAGCGGATCGCCAAGGAGGCCTCGGGCGGGGTGCCGATGTACCTGGTGGACGGTTTCGTGCACGGCCGATGGGCGTTGGAGGACAGCACCATTCGGGTCACGCCGTGGCATCCCCTGTCCGCGGCCGACGAGTCCGCCCTGCGCGCCGAGGCCGAGCGCCTGCTCGGATTCGTCGCCTCCGGTCAGGACGGAAAGATCATCATCGAGGGCTGA
- a CDS encoding PstS family phosphate ABC transporter substrate-binding protein has translation MGGSLGEFPVDIVLALVGIAVPVGAFLYEFVLVGRKRLGYRVQMDTPVTGEVASVFPGVLPQLRPAGDGAGPELKDLSVVLVRIENSGATDIDTRDYRAPDAGRIGLHLRFPQRLVIGMAVTELSDPGLADSLDRDSGLAVREDMAGHIGVIDLPKVPLNRGEHYKILAILQRAEGVGEYPAPLLTGGIKGGRVLETRSRTGIPRMMVALTAFLILVIVVQFVVASSQPPPTPLECAAGKLTVVGSSAFDPVLRKAADQYGKRCTGAQFAFGFEGTERGLDRLAEEGKDHPGLLAISDGPKGSGYPALVARPLALSLFSVIANETVGVRSLTETQIRDLYLGRIGNWREVGGPDLPVVLVNRIPGSGTRNTFERRLLGSDQPDRAHVSCTALKGTVLTGAAHCDVQVTRDMQKAVREIPGAVGYSESSEAAQAGLPTLAINGVPAGRDAAIARTYPFWGVEYAYSYGEVPGDSLAAAFLHYLVDQSGKDVLREHGNAPCAELPDPGRCLPES, from the coding sequence GTGGGGGGATCGTTGGGCGAGTTTCCGGTCGATATCGTGCTGGCGCTGGTCGGTATCGCGGTGCCGGTCGGTGCGTTCCTGTACGAGTTCGTGCTGGTCGGGCGCAAGCGGCTCGGCTACCGAGTCCAGATGGACACCCCGGTCACCGGCGAGGTGGCCTCGGTGTTCCCCGGCGTGCTGCCGCAACTGCGGCCGGCGGGGGACGGCGCGGGGCCGGAACTCAAGGATCTGTCCGTGGTGCTGGTGCGCATCGAGAACAGCGGCGCGACCGATATCGACACGCGCGACTACCGGGCGCCCGACGCGGGCCGGATCGGCTTGCATCTGCGCTTCCCGCAGCGCCTGGTGATCGGTATGGCGGTGACCGAACTCAGCGATCCAGGCCTGGCCGACAGCCTGGACCGGGATTCCGGCCTCGCGGTGCGCGAGGACATGGCGGGCCATATCGGCGTCATCGATCTGCCCAAGGTGCCGCTGAATCGTGGCGAGCACTACAAGATCCTGGCCATCCTGCAACGGGCCGAGGGCGTCGGCGAGTATCCGGCGCCCCTGCTCACCGGTGGCATCAAAGGCGGCCGCGTCCTCGAAACCCGAAGCCGCACCGGCATTCCCCGCATGATGGTGGCGTTGACGGCGTTTCTGATCCTGGTGATCGTCGTGCAGTTCGTCGTCGCGTCGTCGCAGCCGCCGCCGACACCGCTGGAGTGCGCCGCGGGCAAACTCACCGTCGTCGGCTCGTCGGCGTTCGATCCGGTGCTGCGCAAAGCCGCCGATCAGTACGGGAAGCGTTGTACCGGAGCGCAATTCGCGTTCGGGTTCGAAGGAACCGAGCGTGGACTGGATCGGCTGGCCGAGGAGGGCAAAGATCATCCGGGTCTGCTCGCGATCAGCGACGGGCCGAAGGGCAGCGGGTATCCGGCGCTGGTGGCGCGGCCGCTGGCGCTGTCGCTGTTCAGCGTCATCGCCAACGAGACCGTCGGGGTGCGCAGTCTCACCGAAACACAGATCCGGGATCTGTACCTCGGCCGCATCGGGAACTGGCGCGAAGTCGGCGGACCAGACCTCCCGGTGGTGCTTGTGAACCGGATCCCCGGCTCCGGCACCCGTAACACCTTCGAACGCAGACTCCTCGGTTCCGATCAACCGGACCGCGCGCACGTCAGCTGCACCGCGCTCAAAGGCACCGTGCTGACCGGCGCGGCGCATTGCGACGTGCAGGTGACCAGGGACATGCAGAAGGCGGTCCGCGAAATTCCCGGCGCTGTCGGCTATTCCGAGTCCTCGGAAGCCGCCCAGGCGGGGTTGCCGACCCTGGCGATCAACGGCGTCCCGGCCGGCCGTGACGCGGCGATAGCGCGCACCTATCCGTTCTGGGGCGTGGAATACGCTTACAGCTACGGGGAAGTGCCCGGCGACTCGCTGGCCGCGGCGTTCCTGCACTACCTGGTCGATCAGAGCGGCAAGGATGTGTTGCGCGAACACGGGAACGCGCCGTGCGCCGAGTTGCCCGATCCGGGCCGGTGCCTGCCGGAATCGTGA
- a CDS encoding sensor histidine kinase, with product MPEDTTQLIVYSLACSLPVVLIGAIILRTTRNRSVTTSMAVLVLIPTLATLAGVIGVSGLMFTQELQRTAVVLGIVAAVTVPAAILLGREQARKMVWEKQILEQERAAEQSRRELVAWVSHDLRTPLAGIRAMAEALSDGVVSGQADVATYAEQIGVETNRLSRMVDDLFEMSKINAGALRLELEPVDLRELIDEVLAANRPTAARAQVELRAEQPDSRIVVTANDQALGRVLTNLVSNAIAHTPPGGEVALSAGTADGQAWARVDDTGPGIAEADLPRIFEVAYRGTAARSPVAADGVPTGSGMGLAIAAGLVEAHQGHITAENRPGGSRFEVRLPLSGN from the coding sequence ATGCCTGAGGACACCACCCAGCTCATCGTCTACTCGCTGGCCTGCTCGCTGCCGGTGGTCCTGATCGGCGCGATCATCCTGCGCACCACCAGGAATCGGTCGGTGACCACGAGCATGGCGGTGCTGGTGCTGATTCCGACGCTGGCCACCCTCGCGGGCGTGATCGGGGTCAGCGGGCTGATGTTCACCCAGGAGTTGCAGCGCACCGCGGTGGTGCTCGGCATCGTCGCGGCGGTCACCGTCCCCGCCGCGATCCTGCTCGGACGCGAACAGGCCCGAAAGATGGTCTGGGAGAAGCAGATCCTGGAGCAGGAGCGCGCGGCGGAGCAGTCCCGGCGCGAGCTGGTCGCGTGGGTGAGCCATGACCTGCGGACCCCGCTGGCGGGTATTCGCGCGATGGCCGAAGCGCTTTCCGACGGTGTCGTCAGCGGGCAAGCCGACGTGGCGACCTACGCCGAGCAGATCGGCGTCGAGACCAACCGGCTCTCCCGCATGGTCGACGACCTGTTCGAGATGTCGAAGATCAACGCGGGCGCCCTGCGCCTCGAGCTGGAGCCGGTGGATCTGCGGGAACTGATCGACGAGGTGCTCGCCGCGAACCGGCCGACCGCGGCCCGCGCCCAGGTCGAACTCCGTGCGGAACAACCGGATTCGCGCATCGTCGTCACCGCGAACGATCAGGCGCTCGGCCGGGTGCTGACCAATCTGGTGTCCAACGCCATCGCGCACACGCCGCCCGGTGGCGAGGTCGCCCTCTCGGCGGGCACCGCGGACGGTCAGGCGTGGGCGCGGGTCGACGACACCGGGCCGGGGATCGCCGAGGCGGACCTGCCGCGCATTTTCGAGGTCGCCTATCGCGGCACCGCCGCGCGCTCCCCCGTCGCCGCCGACGGCGTACCCACCGGCAGCGGTATGGGTTTGGCGATCGCGGCCGGTCTGGTCGAGGCGCACCAGGGGCACATCACCGCCGAGAACCGGCCCGGCGGCAGCCGTTTCGAGGTACGGCTGCCGCTGTCGGGCAACTGA
- a CDS encoding TIGR04282 family arsenosugar biosynthesis glycosyltransferase: MSCCPATLLVIAKAPIAGFAKTRLSPPLTPREAATVAAAALLDTLDAVLRSEVRHRVVAFTGDLSAAECGGELARALELFEVVPQRGAGFGARLANAHADAARFGAPVFQIGMDTPQIGPDTLTAAARALVAGDGALLGPAEDGGWWGLGLPTPQPARVLEHVPMSTDRTGELTRKALQQCGYAVTSLPQFSDVDTFADAQRVAEASGGRFAGEIHRLRERGLVRS; the protein is encoded by the coding sequence ATGAGCTGCTGTCCGGCGACGCTGCTGGTGATCGCGAAGGCGCCGATCGCGGGCTTCGCCAAGACCCGGCTCTCGCCGCCGCTGACCCCGCGCGAAGCGGCCACAGTGGCCGCCGCCGCACTGCTGGACACCCTCGACGCGGTGCTGCGCAGCGAGGTCAGGCATCGGGTCGTCGCGTTCACCGGCGATCTGTCGGCGGCCGAATGCGGCGGTGAATTGGCAAGGGCGCTCGAGCTATTCGAGGTCGTCCCGCAACGCGGCGCGGGTTTCGGCGCGCGCCTGGCGAACGCGCACGCCGACGCCGCGCGATTCGGTGCGCCGGTATTCCAGATCGGGATGGACACGCCGCAGATCGGCCCCGACACACTGACCGCGGCGGCGCGTGCACTCGTCGCGGGTGACGGTGCGTTGCTGGGCCCGGCCGAGGACGGCGGCTGGTGGGGTCTCGGATTGCCGACGCCGCAACCCGCGCGCGTGCTCGAGCATGTCCCGATGTCCACCGATCGCACCGGCGAGTTGACACGGAAGGCGTTGCAGCAGTGCGGGTATGCGGTGACGTCGCTGCCGCAGTTCAGCGATGTCGATACCTTCGCCGACGCACAACGGGTCGCCGAGGCTTCGGGCGGCCGCTTCGCCGGGGAGATCCATCGGCTGCGTGAGCGCGGGCTGGTGCGATCATGA
- a CDS encoding dihydrofolate reductase family protein, with protein MRKLTYYVASTIDGFIATDDGSVDFFPVGGDHGPAITAQYPETLPTKVRESLGIDKRNRYFDTVLMGRKTHDFGVRTGTSSPYSHLKQYVVSTTLPEDPDPDVELIAADPLAKVRELKREPGLGIWLCGGGELAQVLLPEIDQIFLKLYPVLLGHGRSLFGTGPRLPDAARFRVITSRVFEDGVAFMKYSRIR; from the coding sequence ATGCGCAAGCTCACGTACTACGTAGCGTCGACCATCGACGGATTCATCGCCACCGATGACGGGTCGGTCGATTTCTTCCCGGTCGGCGGCGACCACGGCCCTGCGATCACCGCGCAGTACCCCGAGACGCTGCCGACCAAGGTGCGCGAGTCGCTCGGCATCGATAAGCGCAACCGCTATTTCGACACCGTGCTGATGGGCCGCAAGACGCACGATTTCGGCGTGCGGACGGGTACGTCGAGCCCGTATTCGCATCTGAAGCAGTACGTGGTGTCGACGACGCTGCCGGAGGACCCCGACCCGGACGTCGAGTTGATCGCCGCGGACCCGCTGGCGAAGGTGCGCGAACTCAAGCGCGAACCCGGACTGGGCATCTGGTTGTGCGGCGGCGGTGAACTCGCCCAGGTGTTGTTGCCGGAGATCGATCAGATCTTCCTCAAGCTGTACCCGGTGCTGCTCGGGCACGGCCGGTCGCTGTTCGGCACCGGTCCACGGCTGCCCGACGCGGCCAGGTTCCGGGTGATCACCAGCCGCGTCTTCGAGGACGGAGTGGCGTTCATGAAGTACAGCAGGATTCGTTAA
- a CDS encoding carboxymuconolactone decarboxylase family protein, with protein sequence MKLAEVAPEYYKAWFEAEKAIRRGPLNPVVRELVKIRASQINGCVYCIDLHTTDARLAGETEKRIYQLDAWRESALYDDTERAALAYAEAVTKLGEHGVSDEIWAEVEKHFDEGARAGLVAVTAMINLWNRIGVPLRMQPEVG encoded by the coding sequence ATGAAGCTCGCAGAGGTCGCCCCCGAGTACTACAAGGCGTGGTTCGAGGCGGAGAAGGCGATCCGGCGCGGTCCGTTGAATCCGGTGGTGCGCGAGCTGGTGAAGATTCGCGCGTCCCAGATCAACGGCTGCGTGTACTGCATCGACCTGCACACCACCGACGCGCGCCTGGCGGGGGAGACCGAGAAGCGGATCTACCAGCTCGACGCCTGGCGTGAGTCCGCGCTCTACGACGACACCGAGCGGGCCGCCCTCGCCTACGCGGAGGCGGTCACAAAACTCGGCGAGCACGGTGTGAGCGACGAGATCTGGGCCGAGGTCGAGAAGCATTTCGACGAGGGCGCGCGGGCCGGACTGGTCGCGGTCACCGCGATGATCAACCTGTGGAACCGGATCGGGGTCCCGCTGCGGATGCAGCCCGAGGTCGGCTGA